The genomic stretch GCCAATAATTCCATGAAAAAGTTTGAGAGGAAGAtcagtttgatcgatcaaaaGGCAAGATTCAATCAATCCAAAGGATGAGATGTTGTAACACTATTATTAATTCTAGAGAGTTATTTATAATGAGTTATGTTTAAATTAACTAGCtagaaattaatataaatttaatcatttaattaacactttaacactctctcttcttttatttttctcaaataccttttgtactttaaaaatttgagactGTCTCTTCTTAATACAGGAAGTTTGAGTGTACTTTAGTTTGTGCAAAACGCAACTAAACGACAGAGAATTTCTGGGTTCCATTGTATCCTAGAGAAATATTTGTTGTAACCCTTTACATACAATTTCCGATAGGGGCAAATAACTTCTTAAAGAAAGCAACATTGTAGCGCACCTTAGGAACAATTTCGATTttctacttttattatttttctaacaaCGTGTAGGACGAAAAATGACgtgaaatattttgtgttaggttTTATTGAGTGATCACAATTAGAAGAAttcaagagtttttaaagtttcaatttgaaCTGTACATTTTCTTCATTCAATTCAACCCTTTTTTTCCCATTGAATTAGGTACGTACACCAGGTTTTAGTGTCTTAAAATAGAAGTTTACAAAGGTTGATCATGAGAAACACTTGAAAGAATCAGAGGCAATTGAAGGAGGATATTTTGATATGGGGTTTACTCTCTATCGTGTTCGCTTTGAAATCATTGAGAATGGTGATAATTCATGCATTATCAAATCAACAATTGAGTATGATATCAAGGAAGAGGCAATTGCTAATGGCTCGTGTGTCACTATCAAGCCATTGGCAAAAGTTGCCGAACTCGCCAAAGCTTTTCTCACTAAAAACAAAGCTGCTTAAGGTGCATACTTTTAGATACAGGGCCGGCCCAACCCTTAGGCGGGTTAGGCCGCcacctagggcccccaatttaataaggcctccaattaaaaaaaattcaataaaaaaattttaagctgTCCACATTCTTTACTTAAGGCCCCCCCTAGTcatggtaaataaataatttaagaaaGGCCTCCTAATcatggtaaataaataataatttaagctgtccaattaattaatgaatcctaataaaataatttctataaaaacaaaaaaaaaaacaaaattaaatacatATTTACCATCAATATATACACTTTAATTAGGCCCcctacttaatttaaaaaaaatgtattaataacATTTGATTATCCAACATTCCGAAATaaataagacttaaaaaatcGATAACAATAATTAAGggaatcaaatcataatcaaatattCAACCCTAATNNNNNNNNNNNNNNNNNNNNNNNNNNNNNNNNNNNNNNNNNNNNNNNNNNNNNNNNNNNNNNNNNNNNNNNNNNNNNNNNNNNNNNNNNNNNNNNNNNNNTGTACATGCGAGAGCCTTATCAAGCTCACCTGCCAAAATAAATGGGGTGAGCAGCCCAAAACTTGCTTGAGCATATGGGGCCCATATTAACTCTCTTACATTTGTTATTCGAATTGCTAGCGATCTCGGTAGCAAAATTTCATGCAATTTGAGCAATTCCCCCTTTGTGGGGTATGCAATTCAAATAACTAATTATAAGAAATCTTGATACTCCTTTACATGGTATAATAATAGTGACACTAGTTCCATTAAGCCTATCACAAAAGCATTCCATCAGGTATTAcaaaaactattaaatttagtttaatcatttaattaatactttaagtCTTTTAATATTGTTCCTCATATGTTTGAGTAATATTGAGCGATAAAAAGTAGAAGAATTCAAGAgtttcaaagtttcaatttaaaCTGTTCATTTCTCTTCATTCAACCTTTTTTGTTTCCCATTGAATTAGGTACACCTGGCTTTACTAGCTACTCAGAGAAGTTCACAAAGGTTGATCATGAGAATCGCTTGAAAGAAACAGAGGTGATTGAAGGAGGATATCTCGATATGGGGTTTACTCTTTATCGTATTCGCTTCGAAATCTTTGAGAAGGGTGATGATTCATGCATAATCAAAGCCACGGTTGAGTATGATGTCAAGGAGGAGGTAGCTGCTAATGCCTCGTATGTCACTATCGAGCCATTGGTGACAATCATAGAACTCACCAAAAATTATCTCATCAAAAGCAAAGCTGCTAAAGATGCAAATTAACTATGAAATTTGTAATCTTTCACTGACATGCCATCGtcataattaaaattacaagCTTATGGTGCTCatcatatttgtttttgttttttttattaattaagcaATTGaaacctagaaaaaaaaaattataataaaaaggttatttgtatatataatgataattttttcaaaaatggaaaaaacaaaTTCTAGCATTAGTCTATGCAAAGTACATAAGCCATCCCTAACAATGGATTAAGGCCATGTGCAAATCcactttcatttgttatttcatcTAATGGTGATTTGCACTGTAAGTGAGCATTTTCTGATTTTCTGTGTGAAAATTAGGTACTTAGACTGTAGATTTTGTGGGCATCACTTAAGTAGTGTACTCGATCgctaagagaagaaaatgcaaGTGATCGAGAGTTAAAGGCTCGTGGAACAACTTCATTATATCATGTTTTAGAGTTTGTGTTTCTGAATTAAATGACATTTTCAGCAATTCTACCATCGATTAACAAGTAGAGTGGACTTTTAGGTATGAATAATAATGAttgacacacaaaaaaaaaaaaaaaggtttgccGGCTTGGATAGATGTCGTTTGAGAGTGATATTTACAAAAAATTATAGGGGTTGGAGTACCAACTATTAAAACAATTGGATACTACCTTGGAAGTGTTCATGACATATGCCAAATAATATGGTTAATTAGCTCATACGCCAACCAATATTCTAGCGGTGTGGGAACCTTTGGATGATTATTTCTGCCAAAAGAAAGTTAAAAACGATTAGCAAGTAGATGTTTGTCTTTACCTACTCTTTGAGAATACATATATCACATAGAAAGCAACTGCCCTAAAAAATCCCAAAGAGAAGAAAGATGGTTGGGCAACTCTCACACGAGGTGGAGGTGAACGTACGTGGCCGCTAGTGAAGCGTGGGAGCTCTACGGCACTCTTCGGTTGGCAAAACTTGTCAAAGAAGAGCTTTCAACTCTTCTTGAGAAAACTGAGACCATAGAAGGTGATGGAGGGGTTGGGACTATTTTCAAGCTAACATTTCCACCAGGTATCACAGACCAATACAAGTTTGTAAatgttttaaccttttttttctttttctttttcttttcttttcttttgaagtttCTAGATCTGGATCTCTCGtaatttgttgttcaaattgctagcaattggGACAGCAAGTGTAAGAGAATTCCTACGAAGCCCACCTGCCAAAATATGTAGGTAGGTAGCCCAAAACTTGTCTGGCTAAGTAGGGCCTATATtaactcttttatatatatttgctatCCATATTTCTCAGGCAgaaaaattactgaaaatccTTATCCAGGAGTTTCTACTGGtagttttaagatttttttttttttttttttctttttctatattattgtttttgctATATAAGAATCCATGCAATTTGGCATACAATTTGAGCAATCCTCTCTTTGTGGGGTATACAATTCGGACAACTAATTATAGGGGATCCTGATACGCCTTACATGGTATAATAGTGACACTAGTTCCATTAAGCCTAccacaaaatgacaaaagcaTTCCATAAGTTATTGCAAAAagcattaaattaaatttatatcattCTCCCTCATGTGTTGGATCAAAcaatacatgaaatattttaattgaaaacaaggggtgaaaattttaaattgggtAATATTGAGTGatagaaattaaaagaattcaagagtttcaaagtttcaatttgaaCGGTTCATTTTCTCTTCATTCAACTTTTTTTCCCATTGAATTAGGTACGCCTGGTTTTATTAGCTACTCAGAGAAGTTCACAAAGGTTGACCATGAGAAACGCTTGAAAAAAGTAGAGGCGATTGAAGGAGGATATCTTGGTTTGGGGTTTACTCTTTATCGTTTTTGCTTCAAAATCATTGAGAAGGGCGCTGATTCATGCATTATCAAATCAACAATTGAGTTTGATGTCAAAAAGGAAGCAGTTGCTAATGCCTCGTATGCCACTATCGAGCCATTGGCAAAAGGTGCAAAACTCGTTaaaactcatctcataaaaaataaagctgCAAAAGATGCAAATCAACTATGAAATTTGTGATCTCTCACTAAAATGCCATCttccaaaataaaattacagATTTGTGGTgttcgtcatttttttttttttttttttaattaagtaatgGGAGTTTTCTTTATGAGAAAGAGTGTGTGAACTTAAATACAGACCgttaaaaaaaagtgttaataGTTTTTTTACCACAGCTAAGCCCAAATAATCAGCAAAACCCTAACACAAATCAAACCTTTTTCACGAATCAATTGAATTAACCTTCTTGTTCTACTACAATACACATAACACATTGTGAGCTTAGAATTACTTTCTAGCATGATCTTGTTAATATATGGTAAATGGCCATCAATCTAGATTTACAACATTGATTGAACACTTTAACCTAAGTCAGGCACTTGATTTATGGCATTTTCTAATGCTAATAAGTCAAAAAGAATCTATCAATTTCGaagttaaaaacaataaatcacTTTTCCCTCAATAGCAAGCCCCAACTCATCACAAATTTGGAAGTTTGCTCAGCAAGACCCTGGGTGGAAATGCTCCAAGCCATGCACTTCATTGCAGCATTTTGAAATGCTGAACGACCTAAGCCCCATGAATAGGAGGGACGAATTCATTAAGGGCAAATCCCGACTcagaaattttcaaaaactttgcTATGAGAAAATCTAGATGAATAAGTACAATATTCATTCTTTTGTATTGATTGGAAGGTTGACATAGAAGATCAAAATTTCTTTCAGATTCACTGAATACAAATTCCAATGAATTACAAGAGAAGAAATATTGGAGTTTCATCAGTTAAATGTGCCTCACTTGTTGAAGTATGGACTGACCGAAAGATAAACCAAACATTTCAAGTCTTTATTTACATTTGAACTAAAGGCAAGCAAGATAGATCACCACCCTCGATATCTGAGTCTTCAAGGCCGGACCAAATTATCACTTTCTAAGAGTAAGCTATGCTGAAACTACATCCATTATCAACCTGTAAAATAGCATGGCAACAATTTTAACCTTTCATTCAGAGCAAAGTAATCATTGTCATcccaatattattaaaatagtccTTTCCTCATCGAGTATGTATTTGTTTATCGTACAAAGTGCTTgtttgtaaaccattttccttgCTAATGAAAGAAAACTACCACCAGATTAACTACAGTCTATGTTAGGTTAATTTAAACATTTCGAGCCAAGAATACATTTGCATTAAGGCAAGCAAGGAAGACTGCCATGGTattacaaaagagagaaaaaaaccctAGGTGTTTAgatttgaatgaaaatgaaatcagCCATTATGATTGGCATGATATTTGATATAGTCCTTTGGGGTTCAGATGCATTACAAAGTGTTTCCTCAAAACACCTCTTTGCCATCTCCCAACTTTCAAAACAAATCACATAGTAATGCAATGCAAAAATAACAGTGCACTAATCCAGTTTTATCAACATTATCAAGACACTtggcaaaatttttttaggagaattagctaatttcaaaataataacaGATGTCTTTGTTTAACTAACTATCGCTACAACATGAGAGAAATGTTTTGATATTCCATTACATTTCTCAATTCTACAATATCAAGAAAATCTACGCATAAACAGAAATACATCAAAAGGGATTACAATCTTACACCTGTAATATTGAGTTTCGGAATAGTCACTAATCAACAGCCATGGCATCTGAGCCCCCACTGGCGTCCTCAATCCCATTCTTCTGTTCTTCAGTCGCAAGTCTCATCTCCTCGACCAAATTTTTCTGCTCTTCTTCTATGGTATTCTGCAACTCATCCACCTGCAGAAAGGTCAAATAACATGGAAAATTAACTGCATGATCTTCAGATAGAGTGGACCTATCATATCAAATGATTAACAGGAAGAATGAAGGATACATGTGAAAATAGTTGGGCAGAAAAATCTTtaaggaaaaggaaaatgcaGATGGGACCATAAGGTGATATGAGATGGAACTAGAAAGGTTTTTATTTGAATCATACAGATAGaagtacataatttttttcttccaccaAGCAGAACACATGCGGTCAGATTAAACACATGGGTAGAAACCATCATTTTGAAAGAAGAATGAAAGACAGAAAAAACTGTTAgccagaaatttttttttttttttttttttttttttgaagcttcagaaacaaaaggaaacatAAGGTCAGATTAAACAAGCGGTCAAATTAGGAGCAGGATGTACATGAAAAATTTAATGGCTCCATTTTGTTTTACCCTAGATTTAGAAATCACAATCTCATCATCTTAAACAGGGAAACTAAAAAATTGGAGCCATTAACTGAACTAACTGCGTAAGAAAAATCTTTAGAATTCTATGAAGAGGCGACAATTTCTATTTTATGATGTTAATAATAGCACCAAGATAGAGATACAGGCCCTCTCTCAACAATGGATTAATAGAAATGTCATAATGAAATTTTAGAATGCAATTTAGTTTCCAGAGAATACGCTTATAAAAACAGTGGAAACCCCCTATAGAAAATCAACAGAGTGCTTAAATTTAAAGGTGTTCAGAAGAAAGACCAACCAAATGAACTAGCCATAAGAGAGGGTGATACGAGGGTCTCAAATGTGACTCCTCACCAAAAGACCATGAATGTAAAGATAATTTCAAGACCATCAACCCCTTCCCGACACACACTAtaccccacccccaccccccaagACCATGAATGTAAAGTTAATTCCAAGACCATCAACCCCTTCCCCCCACACGCTATACCCCACCCCCCAAGACCATGAATGTAAAGTTAATTTCATGTGAAAGGTTTCTAGcattctattttctctcttgaATTAATCCAACTTCCTTCTCCACTGCTTAAAACAGAAAGTCATGCCCTACCCAccaaaagcaaagaaagaacGTACAAACTAAAGGCAACTCTAACAGGTTCCCAATGAAACTTTTACAAAGATCGTTGCGAACTCCTGAAACCACAATATTTCAAAATCCAGGAGAAACCCCCAAGCACCAACATAATAAGTCAAAATAGGAAACTGAGGACTTTACAGATGCCCAAGGTCCTGTCCGTGTATCAAAAGAGAATTATCATTGTAATTGAACAAAGCTCCAATTTTCAGATTCCCAAGGTAATTTCAAGAGGAATACAAATTTAATCGATGAAGGAGATGTGAGACATTGGACGGTGCTGAAATTAGGGACTGAAGTCCCATAAATCTTAATCTGGCAATGAAAAAACCCTGAAATTGTTTCTTCAAACTCTCTAAAACATCCACCAGAATGGTGCCAAGGGAGTTAACCTCAGATGATAAACATAATATCTCTGTAATATACAATCATAAACTTCAAACAAGCAGATCCAAGTGCATAGTTAATCATAATAAAATGGGAACAGAGGCTAATGAGATCTAGCTCAAACGAAACTTCCTCGCTTATCAAGAATGGCATGGAGGGTAAAGCCATGGGTTCAAGACTCATTGGGTGCATATGAAACTtagaaatctaaaaataaaatgaaaaaaatataaaacaggAACAGAGCAAAACCACACGAATCATGAGCAAACTGTCACATACCACGTGCAGTAAAAGGGCAAACTGTTTCTTGCGAAGCTCAAGCAACCTTGAACCAGCAGTGTTCTCTGCATCCAAAGCTGCAATCTCTTTCTCCAGTTCCGTTATGGTCTTCTGTGTCTCTGATCTAGGTGGCTGTGTGGCAATCAATTTCCTGATTGCCTCACACTCCTCTTTGTGCTGCCTCTCAATCTTACTCTCTTCCAGCTGCTTCTTAAGATCTTCTATGTCAGTCTGTGCCTGCACGATCTGCCTGTTTATCTCATCTTCCAACTCATTGAAGTTCTCCTTCTCTCTTATGTTCGCATCAACAACCGCTTTGCTCTTGAGGAGTGGAATTTCAAAAGTAGACAACTCCTGTAAGAAAGCTTTGGCCAGTTTCTCACAGTCACCATAATGATCTGCATCCTTCTCGATCTCAAGGACAAAAGTGGTGAACTTCTTCTGAAGTTTCTTCAATGGAGGTTCACCCCTTGTGGTTGTGGTTCGGGTGAGAAGCCTGTGTTTTATAATTATGTCCTCTTCATGTGGGCCAAAAGCATAGTTTGATGTTACCGCTTCTCCCCTACCGGAGACTTTCCTTCCTTTTACTAACATCTAAACAGTTGATTGCTACTCAGTTTCCTGCATTACAGGTTTTCAAACACACCCACGTATGTCACAATCTGCAACAAAAACACATTTaacaaaatatgcatatttcaGAAAACATGATTGTAACTATAATTTCTTAAATGCGTTATGTATTTTTCTCTGTGTCTATTTAAAAGCTATCTCTTTCAATAATATAAAGCACCGAATAGGatacaacccaagtacacaggataatctaattattttcttttcctttttttatgtTGGTAAATTGCAAGATATTTCACAAGAAGCATATATCATCCTCTTTGTTAACAATTCCTGATTCACAATAGGTTAAATATGATATAAGTACCTCAATCTAGAAAATTGGTACAGCGTGTAGCATTAATCACACACACCCCACCCACCAACAACACATACACACAAATGTACATGCATATATAGGACCAAGTAAAATTCAGTAGTATCCAAAAGAATCTGATCACAAACTGTTATTTCTTGCAAACTCGACGATCGCAATTGAATAGCCCAACAAAACCAAATGTTTTGAAGGAGTATATTGAAACCAATATTCTCAAGTCCGAACGGATATATGTACTGGCAGCTGAAAAGACCAAGGAGACATACAGATAATAGTTTAATTTTTCCCATCAGCAGCCAAACAGAACATAAAGAACATAAATTCGAATTCCAAGCCCTAATTCCCATGCTCCATTGTTAACAGAGCTAAAGTCGAAGCACGAATTCgagaagagagaaaacaaaggaaaaccaagcaatcagcATGTTATCGAAGACCAAATAGCGCATTGAAGTGAAGAAAAGCTCACCGATCCAAAATCCAACGACTCAAGTGCTTCCACtcgccttgatatggaaagtgagGGAAGAAAGATGGAGCCCTAGTGTCTCCAGTCCAGTCGGTCCTCGGAGAACGAAGAAATTTTTAACCCGGTCCGTATCCAGgtggcctatatatatatatattaaaaaaaaaaaaaaaaaaagtagccaCCCCACCTCTAggtgtttgttttcttcttttgtttttctatttgtatttattttattaagagaaCACATGTCCCTTTTGATTGAGTATGACAACATAACACCGTTAAAAATTTAACCCAACCAAAGAggtgcatttaaaaaaaaaaaaaaaatgcttgattttaaaagtcaaattNNNNNNNNNNNNNNNNNNNNNNNNNNNNNNNNNNNNNNNNNNNNNNNNNNNNNNNNNNNNNNNNNNNNNNNNNNNNNNNNNNNNN from Corylus avellana chromosome ca1, CavTom2PMs-1.0 encodes the following:
- the LOC132167688 gene encoding norbelladine synthase-like, with amino-acid sequence MGFTLYRVRFEIIENGDNSCIIKSTIEYDIKEEAIANGTPGFTSYSEKFTKVDHENRLKETEVIEGGYLDMGFTLYRIRFEIFEKGDDSCIIKATVEYDVKEEVAANASYVTIEPLVTIIELTKNYLIKSKAAKDAN
- the LOC132187001 gene encoding THO complex subunit 7A-like; its protein translation is MLVKGRKVSGRGEAVTSNYAFGPHEEDIIIKHRLLTRTTTTRGEPPLKKLQKKFTTFVLEIEKDADHYGDCEKLAKAFLQELSTFEIPLLKSKAVVDANIREKENFNELEDEINRQIVQAQTDIEDLKKQLEESKIERQHKEECEAIRKLIATQPPRSETQKTITELEKEIAALDAENTAGSRLLELRKKQFALLLHVVDELQNTIEEEQKNLVEEMRLATEEQKNGIEDASGGSDAMAVD